The genomic region CCGCTGTCGACTGTTGATATGATTGCAAATTATCAAATTCAGAGGTTTTGACACAGCAATGGCATATTTGGGATGAAAGTTATTTAGCATGATGCGCTGCAAATAAGGTGGAGCAGCAAAACTGAATCAAAGAGAACTGGAAAACCTTGTGGCAAGGAGATTCACAAACCACAAAGTCAAAGACAGCGCAATATCTGGGCAAATCAGGGAGTCAGACGCAGGGAAATTCGCAAAGAGTCAGACACGGCACAATATTTGCGCAAATCACAGAGAGTCAGAGACGCCGCAATTTTTGGGCAAGTCAGAGAGAGTCATAAACGCCGCAATTTTTGGGCAAGTCAGAGAAATTTCTGACATTCTTCCATTAAACATGCACACAACAAGATAAAACAACACAACTACAGGAACACCACCGGACCACTACGAAGAACACTACGACATGGAACGCGTCGATTAAGCCTTGGTGGTCTTCTTGGGGGACTTGGTCGCTTTCTTGGGAGACTTGGGCTCCTTGCCCTCCTTCTCCGCGGTCCTCTTGGGGAGGAGCACCGGGTTGATCTTCGGGATCACGCCACCGTGCGCGATGGTGACGCCGGCCAGCAGCTTTCCGAGCTCCTCGTCGTTCCTGACGGCGAGCAGCAGGTGGCGCGGGATGATGCGGCTCTTCTTGTTGTCCTTGGCGGCGTTCCCGGCGAGCTCCAGCAGCTCGGCGGCGAGGTACTCGAGGACGGCGGCAAGGTAAACGGGGGCGCCGGTGCCGACGCGCTGGGCGTAGCGGCCCTTCTTGAGGTAGCGCCCGATGCGGCCGACGGGGAACTGGAGCCCGGCCTTGACGGACCGCGTCACCGACTTCTTCCTGGGGCCGCCAGCCTTGCGTCCGGCCGCGCCTTTCTTGCCCTTAGCGCCAGCTCCGGTGCCTGAGACGTCCATTGCTTGCAGGTGATGCTCTTGGGGCTCGGGGCGCGGAGGAGGATTGGTTTTGTGATGGGAGATTGGGATTGAGAGCTGTGATGGAAATTGTGGAGGGGCGGGGGTATTTAAACGGCGCGGAGGGCGGGTGGTGGGCCCGTCGATCCGCGGGCGCGGGCGTTGGGCGGTTGGATCGGGAGGGCCTTGGACGGCCGCGATGCGGCTTTGGGAGGAGCGATCCGTGGGAGGCTTGGTTGGACGAATCAGGTGCGAGGATATTCTGGAGCCCGGAAATTTCTGCCCACAGGTTTCCCGC from Triticum aestivum cultivar Chinese Spring chromosome 4A, IWGSC CS RefSeq v2.1, whole genome shotgun sequence harbors:
- the LOC123085480 gene encoding histone H2A-like; this translates as MDVSGTGAGAKGKKGAAGRKAGGPRKKSVTRSVKAGLQFPVGRIGRYLKKGRYAQRVGTGAPVYLAAVLEYLAAELLELAGNAAKDNKKSRIIPRHLLLAVRNDEELGKLLAGVTIAHGGVIPKINPVLLPKRTAEKEGKEPKSPKKATKSPKKTTKA